Genomic window (Pseudovibrio brasiliensis):
TATCTTCAGATGCCTACAATGACATGCTGAAGCTGGCGCAAAACTACTCTTTTGAAGCTGAAGTTCTGCAACAGGCAGACATTATCAGCAATGAGAAAACCGGCATTCTGGGTACGCTGAAGAACGGTGAAAGCAAAATTTATGTGCTCGGCCACGGCGCATATGGCTCCAATGAGATTTCCAGCAAACGAAGCGCCACCGACAAAGGCTATGAGACTGTTTCCTCAAAGGATCTTGCAGAACAACTTTCCAAAGGTGGTTTGGACAAATACTTCACCGATATTCGCGTTGAAAGCTGCTACAGCGCAGATGCAACAGAGCCCGAGTCATTTGAACCGGAAGAGCTGAAACTTGCATCTGAGCCGGGTTACATAGACGCTCCAGAACATCCGGAACTGGATGGCACCAAGGTTTTCCCATTTGCTCAGTCCCTTGCCAATGACCTCAAAAGCGCAGGTTTTGAAAACCCTGAAGTCGCTGGCTATCATGGTGCTGGTAAAGCTTACTCAGATGACACACACAGATACCAGACACTTCGCACGGACGACGCGCCAGTGGCCAGAAGCTCTGAAGTACGAGAATTGTTCTTGCCAGTCTGAGCCTTCCGCTTTCCCGGATGAATGCATAAAGCCTGACAAAGCTTCTTCGCCGGGCCTTCTGCTTAACGCTGACTTTCTGACAGCCTACGCAGAATAGCATCAGCGCGGGTCCAAAGGATCGCACTTCCCTCCTCTGCAATCTGGCGCAACTCGGAGCGGCTCAGTCGCTTGGCAAGAGTAGCACCAAAATCAGGGGAATGGACTGGGCTTGTATCCTTCAGTCCATACCATAACTGCACATCCTGCTTGATGTTTTCGGCATTGAACGACCAACGTCCCATGGCAAGCCGCGTATCACGGGCATACCCGGCGGCTCCCTGAGAGAAGCCATCAGCAAGCGCATTTCGATAAAGAGGAGCAAACGACGCTGAGGCATAGAACGCACGGTCCTCAGGCCTACTCATCCCTTCAATCATCTGCCACAACCAGTCTGCTGTCGCCATGCCTGTAATGTCTGCCTCAAGACGATCCGGATCATCACAAGCAAGCGAAACCATGCCCTTCAACTCATCAGGAAGCATGGCAAATAGGTCTGGAGAGGCCAGCTCATCCTGACCAGAGACAACTGCAACGCCATCAACAAGACCAGCATCAGCCAGTGCCAACGCAAACGGCGCACCTTGCGAAAAGCCTATCGCAAACGCCTGATCAGCCTTCACAAAATCAAGCAGTTCTTTGATATCCGCTGCCCAGCTTTCAAAACTCTTCTCAGGATCTGCCTCGGAGTTTCCCAGCCCAGGGCGATCAACGGAGAGAACGCGTAGACCAAGATCTACAGCAGCCTGCTCTCCAAACGGAATGGCCGAGGCCATCCCTGCGCCCTGACACAAAATCACGGGCCGCCCGTCTGCAGCACCCCACTCACTCCACGCAAGGACGCGGCCACCGGAAAGTTTCAGTGTTCCATCTTGCAGCTTCACAAACATATTCCTCAATGCAAATTCAAAAGCTAAATCAATAAACTAATAAGGCAGGCTGTTCCTGCTCTCAAAGCTACAACTAACAAAACGGGTAATCACGGGCAGATCAAGCCAGCAATCCCAATTTCCCCGCTCACGCAAACACCACACAAAAAGAAAGCCCAGAGGAACACACCGGGCCTTATCGCTTATTTCTTGGTAATAAGCTGCCCGCTCATGGAAGCCAGCCCTTCAACATGCCAGAACGTCTGAATCTCTTAATCCTTGCGCTCGTAGTGATAGGTGATCTTGGGTTTGTTCTTACTGAACAGGATCTTCAGGATCACAATGGGAATAGTGATGGCAATGATGGCCAGCATCAGGCCAGAGGCAAACCCGATCACAAGGAGGATAAATGCCAGCAAAGCCATTGCGAACAGTATCGCGATAACTCGTCCAGTCACATATTCCAGAAAATTCAGCATCACCATCTCCAACGGGCATATCTCTGGGAACCACACAGCGGTTTCCGAACGAGAATACGCAAACAACATCCAAAACAGCGCCGTTGCTATGTGCGCTGTTTCAGAGCTACCCCAAGGGTACACCACTAAAAGATGGCGATGCAACTGATGAGAATCAAGCATTCTCGTGCTTTTTAGCTGCTGAGTTATTCCCGCTCTCTGCATTCAGATCAGCAAAGGTCCGGCCAGAGGCAACCAGCTCCTCCAGCAGTTTTGCAGGCTGCCAGAAGTAGGCATCCTCCTGTGCATATGCTTTGATATTACTGAGAATTTTCTCCAGACCAATCTCATCGGCATACTGCATAGGACCACCACGCCAACGCGGGAATCCATAGCCATAGATCAGAGTCATATCCACGTCCAATGGCCGCAAAGCAATGCCTTCCTCAACCACCTTCGCAGCCTCATTCACCATCGCCGCCATGTAGCGATCCAGGATCTGCTCTTTTGAAAGGTTTTGTGCGTTGATTTGTTTTTCTTTGCGTTCTTCTGTCAGAATGTCGAGCACAGCCGGGTTTGGCGTGCCTTTCCGCGCGCCTTCCTCATAGACGTAGTAGCCCTTGCTGGTTTTCTGTCCAAACCAGCCCTGCTCACACATGCGATCTGCAAATGTGAAATAGCGCTCACGTGGATCGCGTGTTGGCGCCTTCCGCTTGCGGGTCGCCCAGCCGATATCCAGACCAGCCAGATCGGCCACCGCGTACGGCCCCATCGGGAAGCCGAACTCGAGCATCACCTCGTCCACCTCAAACGGCGTTGAGCCATCTACCACAATCGCATCCGCAGCAGCGCGATAGGTCGCCAGAATGCGGTTGCCGATGAAGCCATCACAGACACCCGCCCGAACAGCAACCTTGCGCATGATCTTGCCCAGCTGGAAACCAGTCACGATCACATCCGGAGCTGTCTTGTCCGCAACCACCACTTCCAGCAGTTTCATAATGTGCGCCGGAGAGAAGAAGTGCAGCCCAATCACATCCTGCGGGCGCTTGGTGACAGCGGCAATGGCGTTCACATCCAGATAAGAGGTGTTGGTTGCCAGAACGGCACCCTCCTTACAAACCTCATCCAGCTTCTCGAAGACCTGCTTCTTCACGTCGATGTCTTCAAACACCGCCTCAACAACCAGATCCACCTCAGAGAGAGAGGCATAGTCCGTGCTCAAAGACAGAGCTTCCGCAAAGATCCGTTGTTCCTGCTCTGCTGAAAGCTTGCCCTTCTTAACGGCTCCGCCAACATTCTTGGCAATCGTCGCTTTCGCACGGCCAAGCGCTTCGTCATCGCGCTCGATCAGCGTAACAGCAAGCCCGTTCATCAGCGCACCGGTCGCAATACCTGCGCCCATGGTTCCACCACCAATCACGCCGATGGACTTCAGCGCACGTGGAGCAATGCCTTCAATCTCAGGAAGCTTGCCAAGAGCCCGATCAGCAAAGAAAGCGTGGGCCAGTGCACGGTGCTGAGCGGAGTTCTTCAGCTCCATAAACATCTCACGCTCTTTCGCCATGCCATCAGCAAAGCTGGTCTGGCTGGCCACCTCAATGGCCTCAACACAAACCACTGGCGACTTCTGACCACGTGCCCTCTTGGCAACAGCAGCTTTGGCATCCGCAAACACCTGAGCATCAACAGCAGGTGCCACCAACTCAGAACAACGGCGCAGCGGGGTTCCGTTGTCGATCACAGATCGCGCAAACACCAGACCCGCAGCAACCGCATCAGCCTCATCGCTCACGTCATCCAGAATACCAGCGGCCTTCGCAGCATCCGCCCCAATCGGCACCCCACTCGGGATCATCTCCAGCGCTTTCTCATAGCCCGCTAGTCGCGGCAAACGCTGCGTACCACCAGCACCCGGAATGATGCCCAGATGCACTTCCGGCAGACCAACTTTCGCGCCCTTCACTCCAACACGGAAGTGACAACCCAGCGCAACCTCAAGCCCACCGCCCAACGCAACACCATGAATGGCCGCAATCACAGGCTTGGAGCAAGCCTCAATGCCATCAATCACATCAGGCAGATGCGGCTCAGTGGCAGGACGCTTGAATTCGCGAATGTCCGCCCCCGCAATGAACACCTTGCCAGCGCCGACAATCACCGCAGCCTTCGCCACATCGTCTTCTTCAAACTGCTTGATACACGCAACCAAATCCTGCCGGATCGCCAGAGACAACGCATTCACCGGCGCATTGCTCACGGTCATAACCGCAACATCACCACGCAACTCATAGGAAACCTGACCAGATGATTTAAATGAAGAAGACACTCGAAACTCCCTGAGGCAAAGCGCACTCCCGCGCCGCACTATCATTCGCAATTCCACGTAGTTTAGCAGGGCGCAACAGGAATTCCAGTTGTAAAATACAATTCCAATATGCGGAATTATAACAATAAAACACGGCGAACCTCACCGCCTAAGCCGGCTCCTCCAACCCATTAGGCAAGGAAATCCAGATCACGGTCTGAGCCTCTTGCGAATGGCGCGAAAGATGGCCTTTGCCATGCGTATCCTCAATAAGCACAAACTCCCCAGCCCCGACGGTGCGAACCTCACCATCACTGGTCTCATACTCAACCGCCCCATCAAGCCGCACGGTCAAACATCGATCAGGAACCGTATGCCATTCCACTTGGCGCATCCCAGCCGGAATACGGGTGATGCGGACACGTGAAGCCGGATAGCTGGCAGTCACATCAAACGGCACAGCATCTGGATGCACCGACACCTGATTGGTCGGTATCTCAATTTCATCGAAATGCGATTCCCCATCCGGTGTAGCAAAGATACGTAGGCACTTCACAGCAGCAGCCCCCTTCAATCTGACCAAGACATCGCGAGATTTACCTAGCACACCACAACCAGAAGACAAAACAACCACCTTGGTTGGAGCTCCGCTCCTAAGTAGCCCAGCCATCCAACAAAAAACCCGGCGCCTTAAGACACCGGGTTTCTCGTTTAGTCTTGGAAGCGCATCATCGAAAACGACCTCTGTTTCCGATGATGGACACCTTTGCAACAGCGCTTACTTGGAAGCGTCTGCCCAGCTCTTGATCAGCTCGTCGTAGTCAACGGTGACCGGAGTTGGTTTCTCGTTAGCCAGTTTGGCTTTAGGTGCGCCTGGCTGGTTCAGCCAGTAGTCACGATCCTTAACTTCGTTGAGCTTAGGACCACACTCACCCTGAACACCAGCACGCTCAAGACGCTTCAGAACTTTGTCCTGAGCAGCAGCAAGAGCAGTCATAGCTTCCTGAGGAGTTTTCGCGCCTGAGGATGCATCACCAATGTTCTGCCACCACAGCTGAGCCAGCTTTGGATAGTCAGGAACGTTGGTACCGGTTGGGGTCCACTGTACACGCGCTGGTGAACGGTAGAATTCAACCAGACCACCCAGCTTAGGTGCGCGCTCGGTGAAGGATGCATCACGAACGTCACTGTCACGCACAAAAGTCAGACCAACGTGAGACTTCTTCAGAGAAGTTGTCTTTGCAACGGTGAACTGAGCGTACAGCCATGCAGCTTTCGCACGATCTTCCGGAGTAGACTTCATCAGAGTCCAGGAACCAGCGTCCTGATAACCCAGCTTCATGCCTTCTTCCCAGTAAGCACCCTTCGGAGAAGGAGCCATACGCCACTTAGGAGTGCCGTCTGCATTCACAACTGGAATACCGTCTTTCACCATGTCTGCGGTGAACGCGGTGTACCAGAAGATCTGCTGAGCAACAGAACCCTGTGCCGGAACAGGACCAGCTTCAGAGAACACCATGCCTGGTGCTTCAGCTGGAGCGTACTTCTTCAGCCACTCGATGTACTTGGTGATGGAGTAAACCGCAGCAGGACCATCGGTTGCACCGCCGCGCTCAACGGAAGAACCAGCAGGGGAACAGCCGTTCACGCGAATGCCCCACTCGTCAACTGGCAGACCGTTCGGAATACCCTTGTCGCCAGCACCAGCCATGGAGAGCCATGCATCGGTAAAGCGCCAACCCAGGGATGGGTCTTTCTTACCGTAGTCCATGTGGCCGTAGACTTTTTCGCCGTTGATTTCTTTCACGTCGTTGGTGAAGAATTCCGCGATGTCTTCGTATGCAGACCAGTTAACCGGAACACCCAGCTCGTAGCCGTATTTTGCTTTAAACTGAGCTTTGATGTCTGGGTTTGTGAACCAGTCATAACGGAACCAGTAAAGGTTCGCGAACTGCTGGGAAGGAAGCTGGTAAAGCTTACCGTCTGGACCAGTGGTGAAAGAACGACCGATGAAGTCTTCAACGTCCAGAGTTGGCAGAGTTACGTCTTTACCTTCATTCGCCATCCAGTCGGTCAGGTTACGAACCTGCTGGTAACGAGCGTGAGTGCCGATCAGGTCGGAATCGTTGATGTACGCGTCGTAGATGTTCTCACCAGACTGCATCTGGGTCTGAAGCTTCTCAACAACGTCACCTTCACCGATCAGATCGTGAGTAACTTTAATGCCGGTGATTTCGGTAAATGCTTTTGCAAGAACCTTAGCTTCGTATTCGTGGGTCGCAATGGTCTCGGAAACCACTTTGATTTCCATACCCTTGAAAGGCTCAGCAGCTTTGATGAACCAGTCCATTTCCTTCATCTGCTCTTCCTGAGAAAGAGTAGAAGGCTGGAACTCGTCGCTCACCCACTTCTTAGCGGCTTCCATGTCTGCTAATGCAGAACTGGAAGCACAGATCATGGCTGCAAAGCCAACGGACGCTAATAGCTGACGTCTCATGTATATTCCTCCCGACTATAATTAATTGCACTGAAAGTTCCCCTAAACATCAGTGCGGAGAAAAAAGCTCATTCCTAAACCCAGCGGAACACGCAAAACGCATATGCCACACAGACCAACAGAGCCCACCAAAGGTTTGTGCTAACAAACCCAAGCCAAAACAGGCAAATAAATGCACTGCCCAACAGCGAGACAAACAAGCGGTCACCGCGTGTTGTCTCAAATCTCAAGATGCCATGCCGCGGGCTTCCCCCCGGCACAAACCACTCCCAAACCGCCATGCTGGAGATCAGCAAGCCAATGGTGATGAAGAAAATCGCAGTTGGCGACGTCCAGGCCATCCAAGAAAAATCCATAATCGCCTCCTAATTAAACGCGGCCCAGGGCAAAGCCCTTAGCGATGTAGTTACGTACGAAGTAGATCACCAGCGCACCCGGAATAATGGTCAGGATGCCTGCCGCTGCAAGGACACCCCAGTCCATGCCAGAAGCTGAAACCGTACGGGTCATGGTCGCCGCGATCGGTTTAGCTGCCGTGGTGGTCAGCGTACGAGCGATCAGCAGCTCAACCCATGAGAACATGAAGCAGAAGAACGCTGCCACTCCGATGCCGCTCGCAATCAGAGGCATGAAGATCTTGCCGAAGAATTTCGGGAAGGAGTAGCCATCGATATACGCGGTCTCGTCGATCTCTTTCGGAACGCCGGACATGAAGCCTTCAAGGATCCACACAGCCAGCGGCACGTTGAACAGACAGTGCGCCAGAGCAACAGCAATGTGCGTGTCGATCAGACCGAAAGCGGAGTAAAGCTGGAAGAACGGTAGTGCAAACACCGCCGGAGGAGCCATACGGTTGGTCAGTAGCCAGAAGAACAGGTGCTTGTCACCCAGAAACTTGTAGCGAGAGAACGCATAAGCCGCTGGCAGCGCTACCGCTACGGAGATCACCGTGTTCAGCGCCACATAGGTGATGGAGTTGATATAGCCGTTGTACCAGCTAGGGTCCGTGAAGATCACCATGTAGTTGGCAAGCGTCGGCTCATCCGGCCACAAGGTGAACTTGCTCAGGATCTCCTGATTGGTCTTCAGGCTCATGTTAAAGAGCCAGTAGATCGGCAGCATCAAAAACGTGATGTACAGAGTTGGCACGAGGAAGGAATAACGGCTTCCTGTTCTTTGTGCCTTCGCGCGGGTCCGGCTGCGTGGAGCCTGTCCACCGGCAGCAACACCCTGATCAATTACAGCGGTTCCAGTTGTTGTCGACATGGTGCTTACTCCTCGCCTGCGTATTGTTTCTTCTCAGTCCCGGCATTGTTCATCACGGTGTAGAACACCCATGAGAACAGCAGGATGATGAGGAAGTAGACGAGTGACATTGCAGCAGCTGGTCCAAGGTCAAACTGACCAATCGCCATCTTCACAAGGTCGATACTCAGGAAGGTCGTGGAGTTACCCGGTCCGCCACCTGTGACCACAAACGGCTCGGTGTAAATCATGAAGCTGTCCATGAAGCGCAGCAGAACCGCAATCAGCAACACACTGTGCATCTTTGGCAGCTGGATGTAACGGAACACAGCCCAACGGGAAGCACCATCAATGCGTGCTGCCTGATAATAAGCCTCAGGAATGGAAACTAGACCCGCATAGCACAGCAGCACAACAAGACTGGTCCAGTGCCACACATCCATAACAATCACAGTAGCCCAGGCCGCAACAGGATCTTGCGTGTAGTTATAGTTGATGCCCAGCGAGTTCAGGAAGTAGCCCAGCAGACCAATGTCCGCACGGCCAAACACCTGCCAAATGGTGCCAACCACGTTCCAAGGCACAAGCAATGGCAGCGCCATCAGCACCAGACAAACCGGAACGCCCCAGCCTTTTTTAGGCATGCAAAGCGCGA
Coding sequences:
- a CDS encoding alpha/beta fold hydrolase, translating into MFVKLQDGTLKLSGGRVLAWSEWGAADGRPVILCQGAGMASAIPFGEQAAVDLGLRVLSVDRPGLGNSEADPEKSFESWAADIKELLDFVKADQAFAIGFSQGAPFALALADAGLVDGVAVVSGQDELASPDLFAMLPDELKGMVSLACDDPDRLEADITGMATADWLWQMIEGMSRPEDRAFYASASFAPLYRNALADGFSQGAAGYARDTRLAMGRWSFNAENIKQDVQLWYGLKDTSPVHSPDFGATLAKRLSRSELRQIAEEGSAILWTRADAILRRLSESQR
- a CDS encoding 3-hydroxyacyl-CoA dehydrogenase NAD-binding domain-containing protein, encoding MSSSFKSSGQVSYELRGDVAVMTVSNAPVNALSLAIRQDLVACIKQFEEDDVAKAAVIVGAGKVFIAGADIREFKRPATEPHLPDVIDGIEACSKPVIAAIHGVALGGGLEVALGCHFRVGVKGAKVGLPEVHLGIIPGAGGTQRLPRLAGYEKALEMIPSGVPIGADAAKAAGILDDVSDEADAVAAGLVFARSVIDNGTPLRRCSELVAPAVDAQVFADAKAAVAKRARGQKSPVVCVEAIEVASQTSFADGMAKEREMFMELKNSAQHRALAHAFFADRALGKLPEIEGIAPRALKSIGVIGGGTMGAGIATGALMNGLAVTLIERDDEALGRAKATIAKNVGGAVKKGKLSAEQEQRIFAEALSLSTDYASLSEVDLVVEAVFEDIDVKKQVFEKLDEVCKEGAVLATNTSYLDVNAIAAVTKRPQDVIGLHFFSPAHIMKLLEVVVADKTAPDVIVTGFQLGKIMRKVAVRAGVCDGFIGNRILATYRAAADAIVVDGSTPFEVDEVMLEFGFPMGPYAVADLAGLDIGWATRKRKAPTRDPRERYFTFADRMCEQGWFGQKTSKGYYVYEEGARKGTPNPAVLDILTEERKEKQINAQNLSKEQILDRYMAAMVNEAAKVVEEGIALRPLDVDMTLIYGYGFPRWRGGPMQYADEIGLEKILSNIKAYAQEDAYFWQPAKLLEELVASGRTFADLNAESGNNSAAKKHENA
- a CDS encoding ABC transporter substrate-binding protein; this translates as MRRQLLASVGFAAMICASSSALADMEAAKKWVSDEFQPSTLSQEEQMKEMDWFIKAAEPFKGMEIKVVSETIATHEYEAKVLAKAFTEITGIKVTHDLIGEGDVVEKLQTQMQSGENIYDAYINDSDLIGTHARYQQVRNLTDWMANEGKDVTLPTLDVEDFIGRSFTTGPDGKLYQLPSQQFANLYWFRYDWFTNPDIKAQFKAKYGYELGVPVNWSAYEDIAEFFTNDVKEINGEKVYGHMDYGKKDPSLGWRFTDAWLSMAGAGDKGIPNGLPVDEWGIRVNGCSPAGSSVERGGATDGPAAVYSITKYIEWLKKYAPAEAPGMVFSEAGPVPAQGSVAQQIFWYTAFTADMVKDGIPVVNADGTPKWRMAPSPKGAYWEEGMKLGYQDAGSWTLMKSTPEDRAKAAWLYAQFTVAKTTSLKKSHVGLTFVRDSDVRDASFTERAPKLGGLVEFYRSPARVQWTPTGTNVPDYPKLAQLWWQNIGDASSGAKTPQEAMTALAAAQDKVLKRLERAGVQGECGPKLNEVKDRDYWLNQPGAPKAKLANEKPTPVTVDYDELIKSWADASK
- a CDS encoding DUF2160 domain-containing protein, with protein sequence MDFSWMAWTSPTAIFFITIGLLISSMAVWEWFVPGGSPRHGILRFETTRGDRLFVSLLGSAFICLFWLGFVSTNLWWALLVCVAYAFCVFRWV
- a CDS encoding carbohydrate ABC transporter permease, with translation MSTTTGTAVIDQGVAAGGQAPRSRTRAKAQRTGSRYSFLVPTLYITFLMLPIYWLFNMSLKTNQEILSKFTLWPDEPTLANYMVIFTDPSWYNGYINSITYVALNTVISVAVALPAAYAFSRYKFLGDKHLFFWLLTNRMAPPAVFALPFFQLYSAFGLIDTHIAVALAHCLFNVPLAVWILEGFMSGVPKEIDETAYIDGYSFPKFFGKIFMPLIASGIGVAAFFCFMFSWVELLIARTLTTTAAKPIAATMTRTVSASGMDWGVLAAAGILTIIPGALVIYFVRNYIAKGFALGRV
- a CDS encoding carbohydrate ABC transporter permease: MEKTVNNKAWFMVLPVLLLVAFTAVIPLMTVVNYAFQDSFGNNQFFWVGIEWFQELLASERFHDALVRNLIFSFSILAIEIPLGIGIALCMPKKGWGVPVCLVLMALPLLVPWNVVGTIWQVFGRADIGLLGYFLNSLGINYNYTQDPVAAWATVIVMDVWHWTSLVVLLCYAGLVSIPEAYYQAARIDGASRWAVFRYIQLPKMHSVLLIAVLLRFMDSFMIYTEPFVVTGGGPGNSTTFLSIDLVKMAIGQFDLGPAAAMSLVYFLIILLFSWVFYTVMNNAGTEKKQYAGEE